From the genome of Fusobacterium varium, one region includes:
- a CDS encoding Predicted amino acid aldolase or racemase, whose product MKKENLKTPAILLNLNALENNIKTYQKMCTNNGKELWPMIKTHKSMELLKMQIEAGATGALCGTLDEAEACCKIGLKK is encoded by the coding sequence ATGAAAAAAGAAAATCTTAAAACTCCAGCGATTCTACTAAATTTAAATGCATTAGAAAACAATATAAAAACATACCAAAAAATGTGTACCAATAATGGAAAAGAATTATGGCCTATGATAAAAACTCATAAAAGTATGGAACTTTTAAAAATGCAAATAGAAGCTGGGGCAACTGGTGCTTTATGTGGAACATTAGATGAAGCTGAAGCTTGCTGCAAAATAGGATTAAAAAAATAA
- the thiH_1 gene encoding 2-iminoacetate synthase produces MGQKYELDFLTENNINLLIKESEKKAENKELVRKILEKALEAKGLTDEEAAVLLSINDTELLEEMFETARKIKEKIYGKRIVMFAPLYVSNYCVNNCEYCGYKHDNDELSRKKLNREELIEEVKSLEKLGHKRIALEAGEDPINCSLDYILDCIKDIYSIKFKNGSIRRINVNIAATTVENYKRLKEAEIGTYILFQETYHKPTYERVHLNGPKRDYEYHTTAMFRAREAGIDDVGIGVLYGLYDFKYETISMIRYADALEKITGVGPHTISVPRLRAAENVSLKDYPYLVSDGDFKKLVAVLRLAVPYTGLILSTREEAELRDEIIKLGISQVSSGSCTGVGGYSEREKDSKEKPQFELGDNRSPLEMIESLMKGGYVPSYCTACYRNGRTGDRFMEIAKSGQINVMCEANALMTLKEFLIDYADDRLRKIGDKVIMETLNKMPDENFKNKIKENLKAIENGARDINV; encoded by the coding sequence ATGGGACAAAAGTATGAATTGGATTTTTTAACTGAAAATAATATAAACCTTTTAATAAAAGAATCAGAAAAAAAAGCTGAGAATAAAGAATTAGTAAGAAAAATATTAGAGAAAGCTCTGGAAGCTAAAGGGCTTACTGATGAAGAAGCTGCTGTTTTGCTCAGTATAAACGACACTGAACTTCTTGAAGAAATGTTTGAAACTGCAAGGAAAATAAAAGAAAAAATATATGGAAAGAGAATTGTAATGTTCGCTCCTTTGTATGTAAGCAACTATTGTGTAAATAATTGTGAATATTGTGGATATAAGCATGACAATGATGAATTAAGCAGAAAAAAATTAAACAGGGAAGAGCTTATAGAAGAAGTAAAATCACTAGAAAAGCTTGGACATAAAAGAATAGCTTTAGAAGCTGGAGAAGACCCTATTAATTGTTCATTAGATTATATACTAGATTGTATAAAAGATATATACTCGATTAAATTTAAAAATGGAAGTATAAGAAGAATTAATGTAAATATTGCAGCAACAACTGTTGAAAATTATAAAAGACTGAAAGAGGCAGAAATAGGTACATATATATTATTTCAAGAAACATATCATAAACCTACCTATGAGAGAGTGCATCTAAATGGACCTAAAAGAGATTATGAGTATCATACAACAGCTATGTTCAGAGCAAGAGAAGCAGGAATAGATGATGTAGGAATAGGAGTATTGTATGGGTTATATGATTTTAAATATGAAACTATATCTATGATAAGATATGCTGATGCTCTAGAAAAAATAACAGGAGTAGGTCCTCATACAATATCAGTTCCAAGATTGAGGGCAGCAGAAAATGTGTCATTGAAAGATTATCCATATCTTGTATCAGATGGGGATTTTAAGAAATTGGTAGCTGTATTAAGGCTTGCTGTTCCATATACAGGACTTATTCTTTCAACTAGAGAAGAAGCAGAGCTTAGAGATGAAATAATAAAATTAGGAATATCTCAAGTGAGTAGTGGATCATGTACTGGAGTAGGAGGATACTCTGAAAGAGAAAAGGACAGTAAAGAAAAACCACAGTTTGAGCTTGGAGATAACAGGTCACCTTTAGAGATGATAGAAAGTTTAATGAAAGGAGGATATGTACCAAGTTATTGTACAGCTTGCTATAGAAATGGACGTACAGGGGATAGATTTATGGAGATAGCAAAAAGTGGCCAAATAAATGTAATGTGTGAAGCTAATGCGTTAATGACTCTTAAAGAATTTTTGATTGATTATGCAGATGATAGATTAAGAAAAATAGGTGATAAAGTTATTATGGAAACTTTAAATAAAATGCCTGATGAAAATTTTAAAAATAAAATAAAAGAAAATTTGAAAGCTATAGAAAATGGAGCTAGAGATATAAATGTATAA
- a CDS encoding zinc transporter ZupT, whose protein sequence is MIGTGNVMIAFILTLLAGLAMGVGSIISFVGKKQIKSFFQLH, encoded by the coding sequence ATGATAGGAACAGGAAATGTAATGATAGCTTTCATTCTCACATTGTTAGCTGGACTTGCAATGGGTGTAGGAAGTATTATATCTTTTGTAGGGAAAAAACAAATAAAAAGTTTCTTTCAGCTTCATTAG
- the siaT_5 gene encoding Neu5Ac permease, translated as MYSFLPILILFIFFFLNIPICFALMGATLFFFGFLDTSMDLDLIMQHFIRSAESFPLLAIPFFIMAGSIMNYSGISKRLMGMAEVLTGHLTGGLAQVNILLSVLMGGISGSANADAAMQCKVLVPEMVNRGYSKGFSAAITAASSIVSPIIPPGIVLIIYALLSNVSVTKMFIAGYVPGALIAISLMITVAIISKKRKYVPVRDKRASLQEVFKQFKESIWALILPFIIILGMRIGIFTPTEAGAIAVVITTLIGIFIYKELKLEKFIDILKETVYGTSTVMFIIIAANVFGSYLSWERIPLKLTNILLEFSTSPWSLLLLINLILLFVGMFIDGGAAMIILAPLLIPAALKLGIDPLHLGIVMVVNIMIGGVTPPFGSMMFLTCSLLNIKLEEFMKEIAPFIIALLLVLLMLTYIPDIVLFLPNLLS; from the coding sequence ATGTATAGCTTTCTACCTATTTTAATATTATTTATTTTCTTCTTTTTAAATATTCCAATATGTTTTGCTTTAATGGGAGCTACATTATTCTTTTTTGGATTTTTAGATACAAGTATGGATCTAGATTTAATAATGCAGCATTTTATAAGAAGTGCTGAATCCTTTCCATTATTAGCTATACCATTTTTTATAATGGCAGGATCAATTATGAATTATTCTGGTATAAGCAAAAGATTAATGGGAATGGCTGAGGTTTTAACTGGACACTTAACTGGAGGACTTGCTCAGGTTAATATATTATTAAGTGTTTTAATGGGTGGAATTTCTGGTTCTGCCAATGCTGATGCAGCTATGCAGTGTAAAGTTTTAGTTCCTGAAATGGTAAATAGAGGATATTCTAAAGGATTTTCAGCAGCAATAACAGCTGCTTCTTCAATAGTCAGTCCAATTATCCCACCAGGAATTGTATTAATTATATATGCTCTGCTTTCTAATGTTTCTGTTACAAAAATGTTTATAGCTGGATATGTTCCTGGTGCATTAATAGCAATTTCTTTGATGATAACAGTTGCTATTATCTCTAAAAAAAGAAAATATGTTCCTGTAAGAGATAAAAGAGCTTCTCTTCAAGAAGTTTTCAAACAATTTAAAGAATCAATTTGGGCTCTTATTCTACCTTTTATAATAATATTAGGAATGAGAATTGGAATTTTTACACCTACTGAAGCTGGAGCAATAGCTGTTGTAATTACAACATTAATTGGAATTTTTATATATAAAGAATTAAAATTAGAAAAATTTATTGATATTTTAAAAGAAACTGTTTATGGAACAAGTACTGTAATGTTCATTATCATAGCAGCAAATGTATTTGGATCTTATTTAAGTTGGGAAAGAATTCCTTTGAAATTGACTAATATCTTATTAGAATTTAGTACTAGCCCATGGTCTTTATTATTATTGATCAATTTAATATTGCTTTTTGTAGGAATGTTTATAGATGGAGGAGCAGCCATGATAATTTTAGCTCCTTTGTTAATTCCAGCTGCTTTAAAATTAGGAATTGATCCTTTACATCTAGGTATAGTAATGGTAGTAAATATTATGATAGGTGGAGTGACACCTCCATTTGGTTCAATGATGTTTCTTACTTGCTCATTATTGAACATAAAGTTAGAGGAATTTATGAAAGAAATAGCTCCTTTTATCATTGCTCTTTTGTTAGTCTTGCTTATGTTGACTTATATCCCTGATATAGTACTGTTTCTACCAAATTTATTAAGTTAG
- the zupT_1 gene encoding Zinc transporter ZupT, which translates to MIYVAFVEIFMESRETLVEIYNGSRGLWLAVILFFAGMIFMIITEKFCLKENEEENEEKSVYRMGVMTAIAIGIHNFPEGMAIFASVLKTPALGFSVATAIAIHNISVGIAVSAPIYYATGSRKKAFAFSLISGLVEPLGALVGYVLLKNYLNEKVFGMLLATVAGIMVYIALDELLPSAQNDGNHHIATYSMILGMIVMAISLMII; encoded by the coding sequence ATGATATATGTTGCATTTGTAGAAATATTTATGGAATCAAGAGAAACATTAGTTGAAATTTATAATGGGAGCAGAGGATTATGGCTGGCAGTTATTTTATTTTTTGCAGGAATGATTTTTATGATTATTACAGAAAAATTTTGTTTAAAAGAAAATGAAGAGGAAAATGAGGAAAAATCAGTATATAGAATGGGAGTAATGACTGCTATTGCAATAGGAATACACAATTTTCCAGAGGGAATGGCAATATTTGCATCAGTATTAAAAACTCCAGCTTTGGGGTTTTCTGTTGCTACAGCAATAGCTATCCATAATATATCAGTAGGAATAGCTGTATCTGCTCCAATATATTATGCAACAGGAAGTCGAAAAAAAGCCTTTGCTTTTTCTCTTATTTCTGGATTGGTAGAGCCTTTAGGAGCCTTGGTAGGCTATGTTCTTCTTAAAAATTATTTAAATGAAAAAGTATTTGGAATGCTATTAGCAACAGTAGCAGGAATAATGGTTTATATAGCATTAGATGAACTTCTTCCTTCAGCCCAAAATGATGGAAATCATCATATTGCTACCTATAGTATGATATTAGGAATGATAGTTATGGCAATAAGTTTGATGATAATTTAG
- a CDS encoding D-threonine aldolase, which yields MYAYPVASKESIERVIELTKKSDFIIRIDNLEAAKMINDMAVAADTVVSYTIIVDSGLHRFGLPVNKIVEFADKLKTMKGLKLRGISTHPGHVYSATCENEVHKYVIDECKTLDTAKKYMNDAGYELEYITSGSTPTFSEAVKDKNINVLHPGNYVFLDSIQLSIKKAEINDCALTVYATIISHPKEDLFICDAGAKCLGLDQGAHGNNSIVGFGTVIGHPEVIVASLSEEVGKLHIHGETNLKVGDKIEIIPNHSCSTANLCSYYTVIKDNNVLKSIPVDVRGNSFKQI from the coding sequence ATGTATGCCTATCCAGTGGCAAGTAAAGAAAGCATAGAAAGAGTAATAGAATTAACTAAAAAAAGTGATTTTATAATAAGAATTGATAATTTAGAAGCTGCTAAAATGATAAATGACATGGCTGTTGCTGCTGATACAGTTGTAAGTTATACAATTATAGTCGATAGTGGTTTACACCGTTTTGGATTACCTGTAAATAAAATTGTTGAATTTGCAGATAAATTAAAAACTATGAAGGGATTGAAATTAAGAGGAATCTCCACTCATCCTGGTCATGTATATTCTGCAACTTGTGAAAATGAGGTTCATAAATATGTTATTGATGAATGCAAAACTTTAGATACTGCTAAAAAATATATGAATGATGCTGGCTATGAATTAGAATATATAACAAGTGGTTCAACACCAACATTTAGTGAGGCTGTAAAAGATAAAAATATAAATGTACTTCATCCTGGAAATTATGTATTTTTAGATAGTATTCAGTTATCTATAAAAAAGGCTGAAATAAATGATTGTGCTTTAACTGTTTATGCTACAATAATTTCTCATCCTAAAGAAGATTTATTTATCTGTGATGCTGGAGCTAAATGCCTGGGACTAGACCAGGGAGCTCATGGAAATAATTCGATAGTAGGTTTTGGAACTGTAATTGGTCATCCTGAAGTAATTGTTGCATCTCTTTCAGAAGAAGTGGGAAAACTTCATATTCATGGGGAAACTAACTTGAAAGTAGGAGATAAAATAGAAATTATTCCTAACCATTCATGTTCTACTGCTAATTTATGCAGCTATTACACAGTTATAAAAGATAACAATGTATTAAAAAGCATTCCTGTAGATGTCAGAGGAAATAGTTTTAAACAAATTTAA
- the soj gene encoding Sporulation initiation inhibitor protein soj, whose product MAKRISLYNYKEKIGKSTSAYYMAKALSDAGKRVLMIDADPQCSLTKLSLNLNNSRIKESVVDLHKAVLRAFEGQPIPISAVDPQVFSDKLFLTPGSSEILKLEITLSFAHKKENNMKIFGNIAGAFNEFFNKMEEKYNLDYIIIDFPATMKEISKNLLMVSDYIAIPTIIDLFMNDTFILLIKEFHDLNELRNNMIKKYNDSYYSFPDRQPKFIGFLKQDYLFDKKIENKNVKEISMFTRNIKIIGMLLENEKLRANDYILSQIPNLNKNKELFNIFIKEMAERIIGLE is encoded by the coding sequence ATGGCAAAAAGGATATCACTTTATAATTATAAAGAAAAAATAGGAAAAAGTACTTCTGCATATTATATGGCGAAAGCTCTTTCAGATGCAGGGAAAAGAGTATTGATGATAGATGCAGATCCACAATGCAGCTTAACAAAATTATCTTTAAATTTAAATAATAGCAGAATAAAAGAATCAGTTGTTGATTTACATAAAGCAGTATTAAGAGCATTTGAAGGTCAGCCTATACCAATATCAGCTGTAGATCCACAAGTATTTTCTGATAAATTATTTTTAACTCCTGGAAGCAGTGAAATACTAAAGCTTGAAATTACACTTTCTTTTGCTCATAAAAAAGAGAATAATATGAAAATATTTGGAAATATAGCAGGAGCATTTAATGAATTTTTTAATAAAATGGAAGAAAAATATAATTTAGATTATATTATAATAGATTTTCCAGCAACTATGAAAGAAATAAGTAAAAATTTATTGATGGTATCAGATTATATAGCTATTCCTACAATAATTGATTTATTTATGAATGACACTTTTATACTTTTAATAAAAGAATTTCATGATTTAAATGAATTGAGAAATAATATGATTAAAAAATATAATGATTCGTATTATTCATTTCCAGATAGACAACCTAAATTTATTGGTTTTTTAAAACAAGACTACTTATTTGATAAAAAAATAGAAAATAAAAATGTGAAAGAAATAAGTATGTTCACAAGGAATATAAAAATAATAGGAATGCTTTTAGAAAATGAAAAATTAAGGGCTAATGACTATATTTTATCTCAAATTCCAAATTTAAATAAAAATAAAGAATTGTTTAATATTTTTATAAAAGAAATGGCTGAAAGAATAATTGGATTAGAATAA
- a CDS encoding putative hexulose-6-phosphate isomerase: MNKNLVHISDLIFYKKTSKDILEFLEKNKIENLEFFIEPLDEEYTKKMIEILENHELKSVSFHGPFRKCNLADMTKDSWERTLYSYEESFKLSKKYNPSFMVLHSNEGIPSQKIDEELKNKISEKIDLLVKLGNKYDINIVIENVGIGRNMVFSQKEYESMILKNNYKCLIDIGHAFLNKWDINELIKNLKDNILGYHFHNNNGLYDEHKPIFEGKFNYLSIIELIKTYTPTANIVLEYDFNENPEILLNDYNKLKELFN, from the coding sequence TTGAATAAAAATTTAGTACATATCAGTGATTTGATATTTTATAAAAAAACTTCTAAGGATATACTTGAATTTTTAGAAAAAAATAAAATAGAAAACTTAGAATTTTTTATAGAACCACTTGATGAAGAATATACAAAAAAAATGATAGAAATACTTGAAAACCATGAACTTAAATCAGTTTCTTTCCATGGACCCTTTAGGAAATGTAATCTAGCAGATATGACAAAAGATTCATGGGAAAGGACTCTATACAGCTATGAAGAAAGCTTTAAACTTTCAAAAAAATATAATCCTTCTTTCATGGTTTTACATAGTAATGAAGGGATTCCTTCTCAAAAAATAGATGAAGAATTAAAAAATAAAATTTCAGAAAAAATTGATTTATTAGTAAAATTAGGTAATAAATATGATATTAATATAGTTATTGAAAATGTTGGAATAGGAAGAAATATGGTATTTTCTCAAAAAGAGTATGAGAGTATGATATTAAAAAATAATTATAAATGTTTAATTGATATTGGTCATGCTTTCTTAAATAAATGGGACATCAATGAATTGATAAAAAATTTAAAAGATAATATATTAGGATATCATTTTCATAATAATAATGGATTGTATGATGAGCATAAACCTATTTTTGAGGGAAAATTTAATTATCTATCTATAATTGAATTAATAAAAACGTATACTCCTACTGCAAATATTGTATTGGAATATGACTTTAATGAAAACCCTGAAATTTTATTGAACGACTATAATAAGTTAAAAGAATTATTTAATTAA
- a CDS encoding MORN repeat variant yields MKNIILLFSVIFLLLSCNSEKNNTTIPQKTTFFYEKENILGISKHFSGILTEKYHNGQLKKVTCYKDGTKNGLEKIYHLNGKIKLEGNYKNNIEDGIFKTYYQNGNLNIETEFKNGLPNNLFLKYHLNGKLALKGMYKDGKPHGEWKSYYYNGELESEKKYHNGISSGEWKIYYENGSLKWKGIYENGKLIAEQFMILL; encoded by the coding sequence ATGAAAAATATTATATTACTCTTTTCTGTAATATTTCTATTATTAAGTTGTAATAGTGAAAAAAATAATACAACAATACCTCAAAAAACTACATTTTTTTATGAAAAAGAAAATATTTTGGGAATTAGCAAACACTTTTCTGGTATACTTACAGAAAAATACCACAATGGACAGTTGAAAAAAGTTACATGTTATAAAGATGGTACCAAAAATGGTCTAGAAAAAATTTATCACCTAAATGGAAAAATTAAATTAGAGGGAAACTATAAAAACAATATAGAAGATGGTATATTCAAAACTTATTACCAAAATGGAAATTTAAATATTGAAACTGAATTTAAGAATGGACTTCCTAACAACTTATTTTTAAAATATCATCTCAATGGAAAGTTAGCTTTAAAAGGAATGTATAAAGATGGCAAACCCCATGGTGAATGGAAAAGTTATTATTATAATGGGGAACTTGAATCTGAAAAAAAATATCATAACGGTATAAGTAGTGGTGAATGGAAGATTTACTATGAAAATGGCAGTCTAAAATGGAAAGGCATCTATGAAAATGGAAAGCTTATTGCAGAGCAATTTATGATTTTATTATAG
- the yiaM_2 gene encoding 2,3-diketo-L-gulonate TRAP transporter small permease protein yiaM: MKKIYIDDLISCTFLSFTIIIVILNVGMRYFFNSPIKSAEEIATICFIWSVFVGGASCYRKKMHMGIDILTQTLPKKFKNYVELLINIIVMLMNGAFFCLSLKFTIISRVKPTAVLGISSMYVNSSLIIGFGLIFIYSILEILKNIKTILGKKGDENV; this comes from the coding sequence ATGAAGAAGATTTATATAGATGATTTAATATCTTGCACATTTTTAAGTTTTACTATAATTATAGTAATTTTAAATGTTGGAATGAGATACTTTTTCAATTCTCCAATAAAAAGTGCTGAAGAAATAGCAACTATATGTTTTATTTGGTCTGTCTTTGTAGGTGGAGCCAGTTGTTATAGAAAAAAAATGCATATGGGAATTGATATATTAACTCAAACATTACCTAAGAAATTTAAAAATTATGTTGAGCTATTAATTAATATAATAGTGATGTTAATGAACGGAGCTTTTTTCTGTTTAAGTTTAAAGTTTACAATAATTTCTAGAGTAAAACCTACTGCTGTTTTAGGAATTTCATCTATGTATGTTAATTCTTCTTTAATTATAGGTTTTGGATTAATTTTTATATACTCTATTCTAGAAATTTTAAAAAATATAAAAACAATATTAGGAAAAAAAGGAGATGAAAATGTATAG
- the purR gene encoding Purine nucleotide synthesis repressor — protein sequence MKKINSKIIAQLAGVSRSTVSRVINNYPDISPETKEKVLKVIEENGYYPNLSAKKLAGKKSGIIGLFVYTGKSSTNEKSYKKISESLYYSELISKIIDAAENLGYLILVSYINKKGTTWEKIFANGIIDGALVISGGKKFKEIENLINSKNKIVLLDYEKNVSNTTVSAINPNHFEGGYKATQYLIENGHRNILHLTGEIKRKTSIKRARGYLKCLKDNNIEKQKIISGKFTQESSYKIIDEYIKKNKEFDYTAIFAGNDYIALGAMRALSKHGIKVPQKVSIIGYDNMELCEYTTPKITSVNHLDDFIAEKALIKLMNILKGEHGVVENTEIRVIERGSVLNIKTK from the coding sequence GTGAAAAAAATTAATAGTAAAATTATAGCCCAACTTGCCGGAGTTTCTAGAAGTACAGTATCAAGAGTTATAAATAATTATCCAGATATTTCACCTGAAACAAAAGAAAAAGTTTTAAAAGTTATAGAAGAAAATGGATATTATCCAAATTTATCTGCAAAAAAATTAGCTGGAAAAAAATCTGGAATTATTGGATTATTTGTTTATACTGGAAAATCTAGTACGAATGAAAAAAGTTATAAAAAAATATCTGAATCTTTATATTATTCAGAATTAATATCAAAAATTATTGATGCAGCAGAAAATTTAGGATATCTAATATTAGTTTCATATATTAATAAAAAAGGAACTACATGGGAAAAAATATTTGCCAATGGAATTATAGATGGTGCTCTTGTTATTTCTGGGGGAAAAAAATTCAAAGAAATAGAAAATCTTATAAATTCTAAAAATAAAATAGTTCTTTTAGATTATGAAAAGAATGTATCTAATACCACTGTATCTGCTATTAATCCTAATCATTTTGAAGGTGGATATAAGGCAACTCAATATTTGATTGAAAATGGACATAGAAACATTCTACATCTTACAGGAGAAATAAAGAGAAAAACTTCAATTAAAAGAGCACGAGGTTATTTAAAATGTTTGAAGGATAATAATATAGAAAAACAAAAAATAATATCTGGAAAGTTTACTCAAGAAAGTTCATACAAAATAATAGATGAGTATATTAAAAAAAATAAAGAATTTGATTATACTGCTATTTTCGCAGGTAACGATTACATAGCATTAGGTGCTATGAGAGCTTTATCAAAGCATGGAATTAAAGTTCCTCAAAAAGTTTCAATAATTGGTTATGATAATATGGAGCTTTGTGAATATACTACTCCAAAAATAACAAGTGTAAATCATCTTGATGATTTTATTGCTGAAAAGGCATTAATAAAATTAATGAACATTCTAAAAGGGGAACATGGGGTTGTAGAAAATACCGAAATTAGAGTTATAGAACGAGGGAGTGTTTTAAATATAAAAACTAAATAG
- a CDS encoding TRAP-type mannitol/chloroaromatic compound transport system, periplasmic component, producing the protein MKGKKNIFRLGLFLMLGVLFLIAGCGKKEENKVRIIKVSHVFQTNEPTHIYISQAADRINERLKGQIELQVYPNGELPSYKDAIEQVLRGSDFISVVDPSYIGDYVPDFTALVGPMLYTTYEDYTNVTSSDFVKQLEKQAEDKGIKVLSLDFIFGFRHIVTDKVIVNPEDLKGLKLRVPASKLWIDTFNALGANPVAMPWSETVSALQQKVIDGTETTFSFMSNSKLYDLRKNVALSGHFLGTGGVYISTKVWDSFTDEQRQVIQEEITKAAIDNNKKMYELDENFKKDIVKNGMILNEVNLEEFQKRVKKVFDEFPGFSPDVYEKIQNEIKK; encoded by the coding sequence ATGAAAGGAAAGAAAAATATTTTTAGGTTAGGGCTTTTTTTAATGCTGGGGGTTTTATTTTTAATTGCAGGTTGTGGAAAGAAGGAAGAAAACAAAGTTAGAATTATAAAGGTCAGTCATGTTTTTCAGACTAATGAACCTACACATATCTACATTTCACAAGCAGCAGATAGAATTAATGAAAGATTAAAGGGACAGATTGAGCTACAAGTTTATCCAAATGGAGAATTACCTTCATATAAAGATGCTATTGAACAGGTTTTAAGAGGAAGTGACTTTATTTCTGTAGTTGATCCTAGCTATATAGGTGATTATGTTCCTGATTTTACTGCTTTAGTTGGACCAATGCTTTATACAACATATGAAGATTATACAAATGTTACAAGCAGTGATTTTGTAAAACAGTTAGAAAAACAAGCTGAAGATAAAGGAATCAAAGTATTGTCTTTAGATTTCATTTTTGGATTTAGACATATAGTTACTGATAAAGTTATAGTTAATCCTGAAGATTTAAAAGGTTTAAAACTTAGAGTTCCTGCAAGTAAATTATGGATCGATACATTTAATGCTTTAGGAGCTAATCCAGTAGCAATGCCATGGAGTGAGACTGTTAGTGCGTTACAGCAAAAAGTTATTGATGGAACTGAAACTACTTTTTCTTTTATGTCAAACAGTAAACTTTATGATTTAAGAAAAAATGTTGCTCTTAGTGGACATTTTTTAGGAACTGGTGGAGTATATATTTCTACTAAAGTTTGGGATTCTTTCACTGATGAACAAAGACAAGTTATTCAAGAAGAGATTACAAAAGCTGCTATAGATAATAATAAGAAAATGTATGAATTAGATGAAAATTTCAAAAAAGATATAGTTAAAAATGGAATGATTTTAAATGAAGTTAACTTAGAGGAATTTCAAAAAAGAGTTAAAAAAGTATTTGATGAATTCCCTGGATTTTCTCCAGATGTATATGAAAAAATTCAAAATGAAATAAAAAAATAA